In the Terriglobales bacterium genome, TGCGCAGCGCGCAGCTCCGCGGCCGGAATCTGGAGCAGGCCATGCTCTTGGGCGTGCCCCTGGTCCTCGGCCGCGACTCCGGCGACCGTCCCTTCGCTCTGCGCGACACCTGCCCCCACCGCGGCATCCCGCTCTCCTACGGCCGCCTGGACTCGGGCGGCCTGCTCGAGTGCTGCTACCACGGCTGGCGCTTCGAGCCCGTCAGCGGCCAGTGCAAAGAGATTCCCTCGCTCACCGCCGACTCCAAGCTCAAGGTGGACCGCATCTTCGCCAGCGCCTTCCCCTGCCGCGAGCAGGACGGCTACTTCTGGGTCTTCCTGCCCGAGCGAGAACCAGTTCGCTCGGAGCGCAGCCTTTCTCAGGAGCATCTTTCGGAGGGGCCCGAGTTCACTCGTGCCGTTGAGCCGGCAGTAGGAGAAAGGGCTTTAGCCCCCGAGGCCGAGCCGCCCCAGCTTCCCGTCTTCAGCGACCACTACCGCATGATCCATCTCTGGGCGGAGATGCCCACCACGGTCGACCACGGCATCATCGGCCTGATGGATCCGGCGCACGGGCCCTTCGTCCATCAGTCCTGGTGGTGGCGCAGCCGCCACAGCATCCACGACAAGCAGAAGGCCTTCGAGCCCATCCCCAACGGCTTCCGCATGAGCCCGCACGCGCCCTCCTCCAACAGCGCGCCCTACAAGCTGCTGCGCCTCTACGCCCAGGCCGAGGCCATCACCACCACGATCGATTTCGTCCTGCCCAACCGCCGCCTGGAGCAGATTCGCGCCGGCAAATACTGGTTCTCCAGCCAAACCACGGTCACTCCCATCACCCGCGAGCTC is a window encoding:
- a CDS encoding Rieske 2Fe-2S domain-containing protein, which translates into the protein MPDPLTSEATAALPQSVDAVMLLGFWYPALRSAQLRGRNLEQAMLLGVPLVLGRDSGDRPFALRDTCPHRGIPLSYGRLDSGGLLECCYHGWRFEPVSGQCKEIPSLTADSKLKVDRIFASAFPCREQDGYFWVFLPEREPVRSERSLSQEHLSEGPEFTRAVEPAVGERALAPEAEPPQLPVFSDHYRMIHLWAEMPTTVDHGIIGLMDPAHGPFVHQSWWWRSRHSIHDKQKAFEPIPNGFRMSPHAPSSNSAPYKLLRLYAQAEAITTTIDFVLPNRRLEQIRAGKYWFSSQTTVTPITRELCRIDFCAAWNLFRWLPITPVLRAFGNRFIRQDQRTMEMQAEGLRHNPSLMLIDDADRPAKWYFELKKAWLESRRTGQPMRHPMTGPVTLRWRS